GTGATGGGCGTCGCCGGAGCCAAATTTGGGCCGAAAGGGCTGGGTTATTGGGATTTCTCAACCCCTCCCAGGGAGATCTACGAGCAGTTTGAGGCCGATGACTACGCCGGGGGGTTCATCAGGTTCGAAAACGGCATAGGGCTTCAGGTCGAAAGCTTCTGGGCATCACATCAGCCGGGTGAGTTTCAGATCGAACTTTTCGGCACGGAAGCCGGAGCGAGGATGAACCCGCTGACGCTCTATCGGACGGAGAACGGCGCTCCTCAGGATATCACCGTCAACCTGCCCAGAGGTCCTGAGGCGTGGGACAACATCGCCAACCATTTCATCGAATGCATCCTTGACGGCAAGGAGTGTATGGCGCCGCTGAGACACGGCCTGATCGTTCAGCAGATGATGGAGGCGCTTCTTAAAAGCGCCCGCACCGGCAAAACGGTCTATATTCGCGACAAAGTAGGGGGATGAAAGCCCCGGGCTTTCATCCCTCCACCTTAACCGTTTGTCCCGTCTCAGCGGATTCCATGGCGGCATCGAAGACGACCATACATTTACGGCACTCCTCCGGTTTGACGGCGAGCTCAGCGCCCTTGTTGAGCACGTCCGAGATGTTCTGATAGTAGGATTTCCAACTTCCCCTGACCGGCTCGACGACGATCTCTTTCCACTCGCCGTCCACCTTCGTCCAGACCCGAGCGTGATGTTCGGGCGGCTCCTCGGCCGCGTCTATGTTCCCCTGCACCATCGGCCTCTCCTGGGGATCGAGGCCGAATTTGATTATCGAGCCCTCATCGCCCAGCACGAACCATCTGGGCTTTTGGGTTTTGGCGAGGTTGCTGATCTGGACCTCATAGATCAACCCGTCCTTGAACCTCATCACTAGTCTTCCAAAGTTTCCGATATCAACTCCTTCCCACTTGTGTAGATCCTGAATCTCACAATAGACCGAATCTATCTGATATCTCCCGAAGATCATCGCCTGATCGACCAGGTGCGCGCCCCAGTCGTACAGTATCCCGCCGCTCATCTCCTTTATCCCGCGCCATCCCCTCGGCGGGCCGTAGCCCATGATGGCCGTCTCGAAGCGATAGGGCTTCCCTATCATCCCGTCCTCTATGATCTTCCTGACCGTGAGGTAATCCCAATCCCATCTGCGGTTATGGAAGACGCTCAGCATGACGTTATTCCTGCGCGCCGCCTCGATCATGGCGTCGGCCTCAGCGGCGTTCATGCACATGACCTTATCGGTGACGACGTGTTTGCCGGCGTCCATCGCCTTGATCGAAAGCTCAGCGTGGGTATAGTGCGGAGTGGCGATGATGACCAGGTCCACGTTATCATCGGCTATCAGTTGATCTATGGTCTCATAGGTCTTGACGCCGTAATCCCTCTCGGCCTGGGCACGCCTTTCAGGCGAACGAGATGAGACGGCATAAAGGTTCAATCCCTCGGTGAGGCTCACGAGATATGCGTGGAAACATCTCCCCGCATATCCATAACCGACTATTCCCACGTTTACCATCTTTCAAACCTCCTCGTTAATCTCTAACTCATTACCCCTCAACCACCGTTCCCCTAACCATCCTAAATTATATCATTATTCGACCCCATATCCCACGCTCACGAAGTGTCTCATGCCTGTGGGCTCAAATCTGAGTGCGTAATCGAAAAGCAGCGCTCCACCTCCCGAAAGCTTCCATCTGAAACCGAATCCCATCGCCGGTTTGATGTTGAGCTTTGTGAGCTCCCCCGGCGACAGGCCCGTCTTTCCCCCTTCGATGTATACGTCGGCCATTCCGCCCCTTATGAAGAAGGCGTTTCCCTCCTCCTCGCCGGCCATCTCAGCTCCGATGGACAGCTTTAATGGTTCACCTTTAACTTGGATCAAATCCGCCTCCACCTTAAAGGTGGAATTGTAGCTCTTGAACGAGTAAAGCAGACCTATCCTCGCTGAAGGAGAGATCTCCTCCTCAACCTCGTCGCTCCATTTCAGTTTGGCCTTGCTTCGGAACGCAATGCCGAGGCGCAGGGATTCATCCGGTTGATAGATCGCCCCAAGCGTGATACCGTATCCGTTTCCGCTTTCATTTATCCCCTCGCCTCGCATCCCCTGCCACAGATAAAATCCATTTCCCCCGATATAGAGAAGCCCCGATTTGTATCCCATCCCAATTGTAAGCGCCATCCTTTTATCGGAGAAGGTTCCGAGCCTCACTCCGGATTCGGAGTACGAATCGGCGGGACCGGAGTCGTAATAGAGCCCGCTAAGTCCTATCGTGCCCTGACCTTCCACCGGATATGCGCCGCTGAGCGTTATCAGATTTGTGCCTAAGGTTTTAAGCCTTCCCTCCAGTTTCACCTCAGGGTTTTTCATCGCCCCCATCCCGGCCGGGTTCCAGAAAACGGCGGTGGGGTCATCCGCCATGGAGACGAAGGCTCCGCCGAGCGAGATCTGCTTTATGCCGCTCCCTATCTCAAAGGGTGATGGAGCTCCTGCCTCGGCCGATATCGCATGGCCCAGCATCATAAGGCAAAGCGAAATCACGATGGTACGCGACATCCTCACACCTCATTTGATGCCTATCTTAAATGTTCCCTCCTCCTTGCCGACCACAACTCTGCAGAAGTAGATACCGCGGGGGAGAAGATCACCCTGGAGATCTCTACCGTCCCACTCCACCAGATGTTCGCCCTCTTCCCCACTCATTTTCCTCCTGAAGACCAGTTTGCCCGCCGGGTCATAAATCATCAGCTCAGCCTCTTCCACGGGTGCCCCTAGGATAAGAACGATCCGCGTCGTGCTACCGGCGGAAAACGGGTTGGGATAGTTAAAAAACGAAAGGATCGGTCTGACTGATGCTGTAACGGTATAGGAGACGGTTTTAACTGACTCATTGCCGGCCTTATCGAGGACGTGTATCTGAATCGATCTGTGGCCCGGAGAAAGGGTCAGCGGAGATGGTGTGATATATCTGCCCTCCTCACTTTGTCTGAGATCAACACGGCTTTCCGGATCGGAATCGATCAGTAGATACACCTTGGATATCCCATTTTCATCTTCGCATCCGGCGCTCAGTGAAATCGATCCGGGGATGCGGCTACCGCTTATCGGTTGAACGGAAGTTACGCGAGGTGGGATAGTGTCCACAATGAATTTGAGGGGTTCAGGATTGAGCTTCACCTCTCCTTCCCCTTTTATCAGGAAGAGATTCAATGAATACTTCCCATCGGCGAGAGGAGCTCCATCCACCTTCGCGTCCCATTTCTCCTCGTATTTCACGCCTGCCAGGCGAGTCGTAAATTTCGTTTCAAAGACAGTTTCTCCCTTCTCGTTGAGAACCCTTAGGACCACGTCACCCGATTCAGCCAGGATGTAGGAGAAATCAAGTGTATCATTGACGCCATTTCCGTTCGGGCTGATGAAACTCGTAAACAGCTCGACCTTCGACAAAGCTATCGGGTTGACAAGATCGAGCTCGTACTTCTCTATCTTCGTCTGAGGATTGGGATTACCTGCCCTGTCCTGAACGCTGCCCGGGGAGAGATCGAGGTTGAGTATCATGTTTCTGCCCGATATGGCCCCTACTCCTCTGAGCTTATCCACTAGCTCTGAAGGTAGATCGAGATACACCCTGTTTTCATCTGTGGAGAGCTTCACCGATGAACCGGTTATCAGAGCAGATTTGGTCGGATCGACGGTTGAAGAGAGCGATAGCGAGAAGAGGGTGGGGTTTACCTTGGAGATATCCTCGCTGAAGAACAAGGTCATCGTCCCTCCCCCATCTTCCTTGATCGTCAACGTTCCGAAGTTGAGGAGCGCCGGAGGAGTAGTCTCGAGGGTTATAGATGTCGAGGCTTGGCTTTCGCTTAGCGATGCATCTCTATACCTGACCGTTATCGTCTTGAGCCCATCCCCTTTGGTAAGCGTCACCAATAAGCTCTGTTTATAAGGTATCCATTTGAAGGTGTTAACATCGTCAACTACATCCCCTGAGATAAACATCTCTGCCGCACCTTCCGCTTGGAGGGCAAGCATCACATCCCTACTCGTCGTGAACTGAGCGGCGTTGAGGATCGCCACTTTCGGATTGGATGGCCCGGTGCCTTTAAGCGTGATCTTGTAATCTGAATTCTTGGTCGATCTGCTCAGGGTATCGGTTAAAGTCACAGTGACCGTATATTCCCCATCTGGCACCCCGCCGCTTTCCCAGAGATATGTATAGCTGCCATCCCCCTCATCCTTCATCGGCTGATCGCCAGTGTCATATCCCTTCCCCGATATTCTGATCAGCCCCTTCAGTCCTTTCTCTCCCTCCTTTGTCTTAGCGATTATCAGAATTTTCTGTCCAGGACGGTAAATTCCATCAGCATCGGTTGGGTTATCCACATCATGGGAGCTAACCGATTCGATCTGTGGAGGCATCTCATCCAGCTGAACCTGTATCTCAAGCTCATTGCTCTCGTTTGACGCGCCGTCCATGAATTTGACTTTGATGCTTTTCATCCCATCCCCCGGCGAGAGAGTTGCGGGAACGGTCTGGACATACGGGATCCATCTCATAACGGTATCGGTGGGGGATAGATCTCCTGAGATGAAAGCCCACGTGGCGTCCCTCGCGGAAAGGGTGAGCGTGATATCCCTTTTGGTAACCAGCTTTGCTCCGGCGTTTACGGAGACGGAGATCGCCACCGGAGGAGTAGCATCGAGCTGAATGGTGAGGGAGCTATTTATGCTCTCGCGCTTGGAAGTTGGATCGACGAGCCTCGCTGTCACCTGATATCTTCCCTCTCCCAGTCCGTCGGTACCCCACACATACTCATAGGTTCCGTTCCCTTTATCTTCAAGCAGTCTCTCTCCCGTGTCATATCCCCCTGGCATCCCCGGGATAATTCCGACGGACTGTATCCTCACGGTCCCTACGAGCCCCGTCTGTTTGTTATGTGAGGAGATGGAAATGACGATGGATTGGCCGGGGTGGTATACCCCGTCGTTATCGGCAGCATTTGCCTCATCATAGGAGGAGATGGATTCGATCAGCTCAGGAGGCATATGGGTGATGACAAGCTTCGGCCGGTTGAGCTGTGCGGTGTCCTCTGAGGAGGCAAAGCTCTTGAGCGAAAAGGCTTTCACCTCGCCTATGAGCACGATACCATAGTTCTTCCACGTTCCGTCATACCAGTTTCTCACCGCCTCGGTGAGGTCCCAGGCATACCATCTGCCTGTTCCGGCGTCGATGGATGAAGAGGATATAGGAGTGGCGGCCCTGTCGGCCTTGCCGTCCTCAGCAGTTTTATCGTCCGCCTCCGAGAGTCCCTCTCCGTTCCAGTTTTCACCATCATCGAACTGGGTCCATCCTTTAACCCCTGCCTTTTCGAGGAATCCCTCATTCCAATTCTGCAAGACTCTGTAGGCGAAGATCTTCTCCGGCGTTGATGTCTGTTCCTCTTTGAGGAAGAGCCTTAGCTCAGCATGCAGTATCCGCGTCTCGCCAAGGGCCTCTCTGATACCATCAAATCTGATCAACACGAGATTTGGAAATCCGAACTGATCCGCGCCTCCCACGCTCAGGTCTACGATGTTGCCGGCGTGATTGGCATCGGGGAAGATATGTGCATCATAACACCCCTCATATCCATCGAGCCCCTGTTGTAATTCAACCACAACGGGAGCCGCCATCGTGAGGAAAGGGGAAAACACAAGGAAAATCGAAAAGATCATCTCTTTTATCCTCATAGACCACCCCATAAAGCGAACTCATCTCATCGCCAGAAAGCCGATTATGGCCGCTGAGACGGCGATCCAGATAAGACCTTTTGAACTGATCGCTGACTCTCCAGGTTCGATCTTTATTCTGTAGACCCCACCCGGCCGAAGGGCATAGACCGGTTGGGATGTAGTAGAGTAGAGCGGATCAGGCTTTATAAGGGTATCTCCTTTGAACACCGAAACCTTACATCCCGGCGGAAATTTGATAAGAGCCGGGTTGAGCGATGTTATGCGGGATTCACCTTTCCCTCTCCCGCCCCGAAGCGGGGTACCAGCCAGTGACCGCCATAAGGACTTCGACTTGCTCGACGTTGTGTTTTGTTGCGAGGATAGCTTCTCATGAGCGAGTTTCAGATTGGCTTTCGCTTTATCATCCTCGCCGAGCTCATAAAGCGATAGGGCCAGGAGAAAAAGGGCTTCCACGTCATCGGGATTTACCTTGAGTGCCTCTTTGAGCAGTGAGGCAGCATCGGCGTAATCCCCCGCTAGATAAAGCATCTCCCCTCTGTGCGTTGTCCCTTCCTCTCCTAAGGCGGATGCTATTATCAGGCACCATATGGCGCAATGAATACCTAAAGCGATAATGACTCCTCTACCTCGACTCATGCAAGAGCACCTACCTCATCGTCAGCCACAGCGCTCCGGCAGCTGCGGCGACAGGGATAAGGAATCTGATATATGATCGGGACTTGAATTCCCTCTCGATCTCCACCCGATACTTCACACCCGACTCGATCTGTATCGCGTCTCCCGGCCTACATATCCGACTCCTGGTATATCCCTCCTCATCCGGGCTCAACAGCTTAATTCTTCCCAGATACAAGGGCATCTCAAAGACGGCTATGGCGGTCTCCTTCGGACCTCCCCTTTCGGATTCCACGCCCTTCCAGAAGCTTGTCCTTTTTGAGGCCGATTTACGCACCCTTTGGCCGTGGAGGAGATCAGGGTGAAACCTATTATAGATGATTCCCTCCAAATCAGCCAAGTTGAGAAGTCTCTCCGAATCCCTCAGCTTTTCCCTGGGAAGTTCACCTTTGACAACTCTGTCGAATATGATCTTCCCGAGTAGGAAGGCTGCCTCAGGATTTCGGGGATCGAGTTTCAGAGCGGCGGTGAACTCTTCCTGTGCCTTTGCCAGATCGCCCTCGACCATCATATAATACGTTCCTTCGATTATATGCCTTTTAAGCGGGTCGATCCGACAGATCGCCGTCGACGGAATGAGTATTATTATGAGTGCGAGAATCACCTTAGCTTTCATATCCGTAATATCCTCTGACTTCGATATCGTTTGCTATCAAACCGAAGATCTTGATCCCCGACGATCTCAGCAGCTCCAGGGCTTTTTTCGCCTCCCCTCTCTGGGTTTTATATGCCCGCACCACCAAGGCTACGCCATCAAGATGTGTTCCCACCAATATGGCATCGTTAGCCGGCAACACAGGAGGTGAATCGCACACGATGAAATCGAAATACGTTCTGCATGCCCTCACAAGGTCGGAGACTCTAGGCGATGAGAGCAGCTGTTCGGGCGATTTGGCCTCACCGCCTGAGGGGATCAGCCATAGATTTTCCATCTCCGTCTCTCTACATGCCTCATCCATATCGGTCATCTCCACCAAAAGCTCGCTCAAACCGGGTCTACGGGATATATTGAAGAGCAGATGCTGGGACGGTTTTCTCATGTCACAATCGATTATAAGAACATGCCTTTCGGGATTATCCCTTGCGAGGGTCAGCGCCAGAAGGGAGGTTATAAGGCTTTTACCGTCGCCGCGGGCGGGGCTCGTGATCAGAATCGATCTGATTCCATTAACGGCCATCTTTATGTTCCTTATTGCCCTACGCATCTGGCTGGCGGCGGGCGAATCCTCTTTGAACTTCGATATAACGCTTCCCCTCATCTCTCACTCCAATTCGGACAACCTTGGCAGCGAGGCCAGGATCGGAAGCCTCAGAAACTCGCTCATCTCCTCTTCATCCCTGAAGGATCTATCCGAATATTCCAGCAACAGCGCAGAACCGAACCCTATGCCTAATCCCAAAATGGTGGCCATTATGACCATCCTCACCCTTCGAGGCTTGATCGGTTTGGTGGGCGGAACCGCTGGATCGAGTAATTTCGCTGAGGTGCCCAGCTTCTCCAGCTCCGCCGCTTTAGCCAGCATAGCATTGTTGAGCCTGTCATAGAGAAGCGAGTAACTCCTCTCGTAGAGTTCCTTCTCCCTAGCTAATCTGTTCAACTCCATCTCGATCTGAGGTAGTTTTCTCAACGTTTTCTCCCACTTTGATATCTCGGTTCTGAGCCATTCCTTCTTGAGAACTAAGGACGAGATCTTATCCTGCAGCTCAAGAATCCTCTTGTTTCGCTCGGTCGAATCGATCGGAAGGGAGACGGAACTTGATCTTACTTCGCCCTCGAGCTTGGATATCTCCTCCTTCAACCTTTTGATCTCGGGCCACTCGTCGCTGTATTTCGTCCTGAGCTCAGCCAGCCTCTTTTTCATAACGGCTAACTGTTCGGCCGCCATCTCACCACCTCCGCCCTGATTCGATGTGAGCCTATCGAGCTCGCGTCTGGCAGATTCGAGTTGAACCTCGACATCTAACAGGTCGTTTTTAAGCTTCTCCAGCTTGGTTTCGAGGGAGGTTTCACCTTTGGAAGTCAATATGGGGTTTTTCTCCCTGAGCTTCTGCAGTTTATCCTCCGTTTCCTGAAGCTTTTTTCTGTAATATTCAACCTGTTGTTTCAAGAATTCGTAGGATTGACTGGCAGCGGTCTGTCTGGCGGAGGAGGTGTTTTTGATGTAGACCTCTGCAATGGAATTAGCGAGATTCGCCGCCTGATTCGGGTCTGGCATCTCGACATATATCTCCATCAGATCGCCGTTTACCCTGACGGATACGGCGTTTCTGAAGAACTCCATCAGATCATCGTCCCTTACGTTTTTGCCCTTCTCTCTGGCCAGTAGCCCACGTAGATTCACCCTATCAGCTGCCTGAAGGACGTAACTTCGCGAGAAGATCCTCTCTCGCACCGATGCCTCGCTTTCATATCTAGGCACCTCAACCTGGCCCACGCTCTGCAGCATCCTCGCCGTCTCCGTTCCGAGCTCCACCACCGCCCTAGCGCTGTAGACCTTTGGCATCAGCAACGCCGCCGGTATCACAGCTAGCCAAGCTACCAGCACCGGTATTATGATAGCCTTACGCCTTCTGACGATCAGGCCCAGATAATCCTGAAAGGTCATCTCTTTAAGCTTCATCTTGTCGCCAGTTGATATACCCCGTAGACAGCTATCAGATCAACTACAAAAGCTATAACTGCTCTCAAAGTCCCAGCCGCGCTCCAAAAGGAGAACCTCCTGACCGGCACGATGATCAGGTCACCAGGAATGACTGTGGGCGGTGGATTTCCTGAGCTCGATCTGCCATTGATCCAAGGGGTCACATCTACGTTGCTCCAAACGTAATTTCCCCCTTTTTTCCGCCCTATCTTAACGGCTCTGGGATCGCTTTTTTCGGAGAGCCCACCGGCCATTCCTATCGCTTCGAGGATTGTAATCTGTCCTATGATGGGATAAGTGCCAGGGTTGTTCACCCCACCCAAGATGGTGATCTCCTCTTTTGAAGTGGGAACCAGAACCAGATCTCCCGATTCGAGGGCTGGTAACAGGGAGGGATCTCCTTTCTCGAGGAACTCCCTCACATTTACGCTCACCGACTCGCTTCGACCAGCGATCGTTCTGATCACCTTTACCTTTTCGAGCGAGCTTTCCGAGTTGACCCATCCCGCTTTTGAGATGGCCTCGACCAAGGTAGGCGTTTTGGGGAACTCGTATGTTCCTGGAGACCGGACGCCGCCTAGGATGGTTATCCGGACGATTTTTCCAGCATCTTTCCGCGAAAGCGGCCTCCTGGAGGAAGGGATGAAAAGCGCATCACCCGCCTTTAGCTTCGGCAGCCCGCCGCCCGACAGAATCGCCTTTGATAGATCCACCGTGGTGCTGATGCCATCAGAGGAAACGATCCTCGCTGAGGAAGGATCTGCGTTCTGAGTCATGCCGCCCGCCTTGGCGATGAGCTCCAGCGGCGTGGGCGGTTCGACAAAGGTATAACTTCCAGGATTGACGACAGCTCCAAAAACGCTAACTTTTAGGCTGTTGAACTGAGTGACGGTAACGGTGACGATCGGCTCCCCCCTCAGATATCGTCTCAGGACAGTCGAGATCTCCCTCTGGAGCTCGGCGGGGGTATAGCCTGCCGCCTGAACGTCGCCCACCACAGGCAGGGAGATCTTCCCATCAGGTCTGACACGGACAGCAGAGATGCTCATCTCAGGGTGATTCCACACGGATATGGACAGGACATCGTCCACCCCAATCCTGTATTCCCCCGCGCAGAGGTTTACAAACAAGAAGGTAAAGATGATATTCAAGGACAGCTTGAGCTTCATCTCATCATTAGAATAAACTAAATCGAGTATGATTGCAAGGGTTATCTAAAGATGATCGGGCAGGACCATATAAATGCGTTCATAAGCATGGCGGGTTCTATCTTTCATTGCCTCTTCCCAGTTTTTGGAACATCATACTTAGCCTGCTGAGGCCGGATTCCTTCACCCTGGCGGCGGATTCGTTTTCACGCTTTATCGCCTCGTATATCTCCTTCCTGTGGACGCTTATATGTCTAGGAGCATTTATGCCGAGCTTGACACAATCACCGCTTATATCGGTGACCATTATCTCTATATCGTCGCCGATCATTATGCTCTGGTTCTTCTTACGGGCCAGAATGAGCATAGCTCTCTCCTTCCACCTGTTCCTCCGAGCGGAGGACGGGATATCGAACGTCGTAATCCCCGTTCATCAAGATAAGCTGTTTGGCCAATCTCGTCCTCTTAGATATAAGTATAGGAGCCTGAAGGTTCGCCGTCGTCTTTGAGGGGTCGTCATCCACCGTCAATATGACGTATACGATGGCGTCAGATGCATCTCTCATTCCGAGCTGTTTGGCGCAATCCTCCGGCACGTCGAACTCGTAGTTTCGTTTAAAGATGAACGGATCGACGATCACGAACGCCAGCCAGCCCTCATCAACCGATTGAAGCCACTTCAACGGCGCTATCTCTCTGGGTTCCAAGATAACATATCTCTTATGCCCGGCAAATCCGAGCAGACCTTCGGGGAAGGTTATGATCTCCCCTTCATCTACTTCAATTTCACCAAACCTTAAAGTTTTAACCCTCATATCGCTCGCTCCCTCGCCTCATCCCAGGAAATCCAGCAGCGACGATTGAAGTAGTCTTGCCGCTGCCAGCAATGATGCCTTGTATGCGTTATCATTTCTGGCCAATTGGATCGAGGCCTCAGCAAGATCGACATCCTCGATCTGCGAGATCATCTTCTCCAACTGCTCCTTCAATCCCTCGATCGAGCTTTTGGCGAACTGGACCCTCTGTGAGTATCCTCCTATCTTCGCCCTCGCGGAAAGGATGGTCTCGTGGTTCACTTTCAACTCATCTGCCGCATCCCTTATCCCCCCGATATCGTTTGAGGTGAGGGCTCTCTCCAGATCTGATAGCGTCTTAAACAGCCCCACCTCGCCGTTGCCGAATATCTCATGGCCCGGCACATTTACCCGGATCGTCTCATCTGATCCTATCTGACGCAGGATTACGTCTGAGTTACCTCTATAGACCACCTTGCCATCGGAAGCCTCATACGGTGGCTCGGTCGTTTTCGTTCCACCGAATATATATTGTCCTGCCACCGATGTGTTGGCTATCTGGATCAGCTGTCCTTTGATCTGTCTTATCTCATCGGCGGCCTGGATCCTATCCTGGGCGTTAACCGTGTCGGACGCCATTTCGATAGCTATCTCACGGGCCCTCGATACGAGGTTCTCAGCGTCAGCAAGAACCGAGTCGGCCGTGTTTAGGAAAACCAAGGCGTTATCTATGTCCTTCAGGATCTGATCAGATCGGCTCAGATCCACCTTATATCCG
This portion of the Candidatus Poribacteria bacterium genome encodes:
- a CDS encoding Gfo/Idh/MocA family oxidoreductase produces the protein MVNVGIVGYGYAGRCFHAYLVSLTEGLNLYAVSSRSPERRAQAERDYGVKTYETIDQLIADDNVDLVIIATPHYTHAELSIKAMDAGKHVVTDKVMCMNAAEADAMIEAARRNNVMLSVFHNRRWDWDYLTVRKIIEDGMIGKPYRFETAIMGYGPPRGWRGIKEMSGGILYDWGAHLVDQAMIFGRYQIDSVYCEIQDLHKWEGVDIGNFGRLVMRFKDGLIYEVQISNLAKTQKPRWFVLGDEGSIIKFGLDPQERPMVQGNIDAAEEPPEHHARVWTKVDGEWKEIVVEPVRGSWKSYYQNISDVLNKGAELAVKPEECRKCMVVFDAAMESAETGQTVKVEG
- a CDS encoding DNRLRE domain-containing protein codes for the protein MRIKEMIFSIFLVFSPFLTMAAPVVVELQQGLDGYEGCYDAHIFPDANHAGNIVDLSVGGADQFGFPNLVLIRFDGIREALGETRILHAELRLFLKEEQTSTPEKIFAYRVLQNWNEGFLEKAGVKGWTQFDDGENWNGEGLSEADDKTAEDGKADRAATPISSSSIDAGTGRWYAWDLTEAVRNWYDGTWKNYGIVLIGEVKAFSLKSFASSEDTAQLNRPKLVITHMPPELIESISSYDEANAADNDGVYHPGQSIVISISSHNKQTGLVGTVRIQSVGIIPGMPGGYDTGERLLEDKGNGTYEYVWGTDGLGEGRYQVTARLVDPTSKRESINSSLTIQLDATPPVAISVSVNAGAKLVTKRDITLTLSARDATWAFISGDLSPTDTVMRWIPYVQTVPATLSPGDGMKSIKVKFMDGASNESNELEIQVQLDEMPPQIESVSSHDVDNPTDADGIYRPGQKILIIAKTKEGEKGLKGLIRISGKGYDTGDQPMKDEGDGSYTYLWESGGVPDGEYTVTVTLTDTLSRSTKNSDYKITLKGTGPSNPKVAILNAAQFTTSRDVMLALQAEGAAEMFISGDVVDDVNTFKWIPYKQSLLVTLTKGDGLKTITVRYRDASLSESQASTSITLETTPPALLNFGTLTIKEDGGGTMTLFFSEDISKVNPTLFSLSLSSTVDPTKSALITGSSVKLSTDENRVYLDLPSELVDKLRGVGAISGRNMILNLDLSPGSVQDRAGNPNPQTKIEKYELDLVNPIALSKVELFTSFISPNGNGVNDTLDFSYILAESGDVVLRVLNEKGETVFETKFTTRLAGVKYEEKWDAKVDGAPLADGKYSLNLFLIKGEGEVKLNPEPLKFIVDTIPPRVTSVQPISGSRIPGSISLSAGCEDENGISKVYLLIDSDPESRVDLRQSEEGRYITPSPLTLSPGHRSIQIHVLDKAGNESVKTVSYTVTASVRPILSFFNYPNPFSAGSTTRIVLILGAPVEEAELMIYDPAGKLVFRRKMSGEEGEHLVEWDGRDLQGDLLPRGIYFCRVVVGKEEGTFKIGIK
- a CDS encoding tetratricopeptide repeat protein, producing MLYLAGDYADAASLLKEALKVNPDDVEALFLLALSLYELGEDDKAKANLKLAHEKLSSQQNTTSSKSKSLWRSLAGTPLRGGRGKGESRITSLNPALIKFPPGCKVSVFKGDTLIKPDPLYSTTSQPVYALRPGGVYRIKIEPGESAISSKGLIWIAVSAAIIGFLAMR
- a CDS encoding CpsD/CapB family tyrosine-protein kinase, whose amino-acid sequence is MRGSVISKFKEDSPAASQMRRAIRNIKMAVNGIRSILITSPARGDGKSLITSLLALTLARDNPERHVLIIDCDMRKPSQHLLFNISRRPGLSELLVEMTDMDEACRETEMENLWLIPSGGEAKSPEQLLSSPRVSDLVRACRTYFDFIVCDSPPVLPANDAILVGTHLDGVALVVRAYKTQRGEAKKALELLRSSGIKIFGLIANDIEVRGYYGYES
- a CDS encoding SLBB domain-containing protein; protein product: MKLKLSLNIIFTFLFVNLCAGEYRIGVDDVLSISVWNHPEMSISAVRVRPDGKISLPVVGDVQAAGYTPAELQREISTVLRRYLRGEPIVTVTVTQFNSLKVSVFGAVVNPGSYTFVEPPTPLELIAKAGGMTQNADPSSARIVSSDGISTTVDLSKAILSGGGLPKLKAGDALFIPSSRRPLSRKDAGKIVRITILGGVRSPGTYEFPKTPTLVEAISKAGWVNSESSLEKVKVIRTIAGRSESVSVNVREFLEKGDPSLLPALESGDLVLVPTSKEEITILGGVNNPGTYPIIGQITILEAIGMAGGLSEKSDPRAVKIGRKKGGNYVWSNVDVTPWINGRSSSGNPPPTVIPGDLIIVPVRRFSFWSAAGTLRAVIAFVVDLIAVYGVYQLATR
- the csrA gene encoding carbon storage regulator CsrA, translating into MLILARKKNQSIMIGDDIEIMVTDISGDCVKLGINAPRHISVHRKEIYEAIKRENESAARVKESGLSRLSMMFQKLGRGNER
- a CDS encoding flagellar assembly protein FliW, producing the protein MRVKTLRFGEIEVDEGEIITFPEGLLGFAGHKRYVILEPREIAPLKWLQSVDEGWLAFVIVDPFIFKRNYEFDVPEDCAKQLGMRDASDAIVYVILTVDDDPSKTTANLQAPILISKRTRLAKQLILMNGDYDVRYPVLRSEEQVEGESYAHSGP
- the flgL gene encoding flagellar hook-associated protein FlgL; the encoded protein is MRVTQSVMAEMLKSDIQRNLKRLQESQEMISSGKRILSPSDDPSAVGRLIGYKVDLSRSDQILKDIDNALVFLNTADSVLADAENLVSRAREIAIEMASDTVNAQDRIQAADEIRQIKGQLIQIANTSVAGQYIFGGTKTTEPPYEASDGKVVYRGNSDVILRQIGSDETIRVNVPGHEIFGNGEVGLFKTLSDLERALTSNDIGGIRDAADELKVNHETILSARAKIGGYSQRVQFAKSSIEGLKEQLEKMISQIEDVDLAEASIQLARNDNAYKASLLAAARLLQSSLLDFLG